In the genome of Carassius carassius chromosome 12, fCarCar2.1, whole genome shotgun sequence, the window TTTTCAGTGAAGGGACCGAATATGCCATATATCAGAGTGGTGGGTAATTACAATAAATTCATGGTAATCACTGATTACAAATGTTTTGATCAGGCAAACTGTTTTGATTTTTGGACTGTAAGTCATTATTTGGGAAGCCATCTCAgtgtcattttctttcttttagccTGGTCATCCTGAAAGCCTCCCGATGGAAATTGGCCTGATGCTCATGGTCAATACTGGCCCCAACGTTCCTCAAGTCATTAAACTGCTGGACTGGCAGGACGACACAGACCATTACATCATGGTCATGGAGCGGCCTTCACCTTGCATGGACCTGTCTAGCTTCATCAAGCTCCACGGAGGAAGCCTCGACGAAGCAATGGCACGACAGGTCATGCAGCAGGTGATTGATGCTGCTATCGTTTGCAGCAAGCGCGGTGTCTTCCATCGGGACATCAAACTGGAGAACCTGCTGCTGAACCGGGACACCATGGAAGTTAAATTGATTGACTTCAAGTGTGCTGCGCTTATGAAGAAATTTGCCTACGAATTCTTTTGTGGTGTGTGTTTGAACTTCTTGTGTAATCAACTCTGCAATGCATCCTGTATATAGTCAACATGTTGTGAAAGTGCATTAAATAACAGACAACATCTCTTTCCTCCAGGCACAAGAGCATACTGTCCACCAGAGGTCAGTGTGAAGGGCAGGTACCATGCAAAACCGATGATGGTGTGGTCATTGGGGGTCCTACTGTTTAAAATGGTGTGCGGATATTATCCCACAGACCTCGACCTGCACTTGATCAGTGAGAAAGACTGGACCAGACCTGAGCTGTCAAGAGGTGAGATTTTCATCAAAGAACAAAGGAGGACAATTTGTGttctaaatcacaaaaaaaaaaaaagattttagaaaGTATAAGCAAATAATCCAACGTCTCTCTCATCTTTTTGCACAGAATGCTGCCAGATGATTTGCGCTTGTCTGGAGCCCGAGCCACAGCAGAGACTCACTCTCGAGAAGATGGGTCTCCATGACTGGTTTAAGGTACTGAGCCTAAGattagcttttttgttttgtttttcattgttgGTTTTATCATAAAGTCACcataaacaaaacaatgaaaaaaaccgTAATGTGTTTAGACAAATAATGCTGATTTATCATTTGTTTCAGGTCTTGGAGTAAGACCACAAGAACATCAGAAGACAACTCCTGTCACAGCCTTTTTGACAATTTTATaagaaatcattatttt includes:
- the LOC132154129 gene encoding serine/threonine-protein kinase pim-2-like; this encodes MGNLSLRPQTAIDMESGHEPCVLLKYTSNTAENHQTHRLDEIPVGAAAAEIDGGREEKKRKKSFWKWPALRLFRRGNAKYDLAQVEKNYREPGSCGRFTDASEVWPAAEEQLEQDVLDTGDIRRRYKIGDKLGQGRFGFVCQGSRCKDGLEVAVKFSVKGPNMPYIRVPGHPESLPMEIGLMLMVNTGPNVPQVIKLLDWQDDTDHYIMVMERPSPCMDLSSFIKLHGGSLDEAMARQVMQQVIDAAIVCSKRGVFHRDIKLENLLLNRDTMEVKLIDFKCAALMKKFAYEFFCGTRAYCPPEVSVKGRYHAKPMMVWSLGVLLFKMVCGYYPTDLDLHLISEKDWTRPELSRECCQMICACLEPEPQQRLTLEKMGLHDWFKVLE